One region of Patescibacteria group bacterium genomic DNA includes:
- a CDS encoding EamA family transporter yields MWWFTLSIIAFFLLGFAAVVDKFLLSKSKIVPLSYAVYNSILAGALISLLIFFEKTFFFPREHIHILIISGAAFFFALYFMFIAVRDGEVSKVNPLITCLSPLLVFVLSFFLSIQSLSWLKFLGVLLLIMASYSLSQVGQPRARLNKKAWLFLILACGMFALNNSLNKLAYDSLPFITAFVWMRWATLVTAVVYTTLVWGWPTVLNQEKGIYSRFNKIIDWTQNLIDDAFEILGVKIKTDIGDKYQWPAFFIGQAAGGLGVILMQYAIKLGNVILVTALNGMQFFFVILIVYVLSKFFPQFLKENMQKKYLGQKIIWSLVLTLGVVLILI; encoded by the coding sequence ATGTGGTGGTTTACTTTATCAATTATAGCTTTTTTTCTGCTAGGTTTTGCGGCAGTTGTTGATAAGTTTTTACTTTCTAAATCTAAAATTGTACCGTTGTCTTATGCGGTCTATAATTCTATTTTGGCTGGTGCATTAATTAGCTTATTAATTTTTTTTGAAAAAACTTTTTTCTTTCCACGAGAACATATTCATATTTTAATTATCAGCGGAGCAGCTTTTTTCTTTGCCTTATATTTTATGTTTATAGCTGTTCGAGATGGCGAAGTTTCAAAAGTTAATCCTCTGATAACTTGTTTATCGCCGTTATTGGTTTTTGTTTTATCGTTTTTTTTATCAATCCAATCTTTATCTTGGCTTAAATTTTTAGGTGTTTTGTTGTTAATTATGGCCAGCTATTCTTTATCACAAGTAGGCCAGCCACGGGCACGTTTAAATAAAAAAGCTTGGTTATTTTTAATTTTAGCTTGTGGAATGTTTGCTTTAAATAACAGTTTAAATAAATTAGCTTATGATAGTTTACCATTTATAACTGCTTTTGTTTGGATGCGCTGGGCGACTTTGGTGACGGCAGTAGTCTATACGACTTTAGTCTGGGGATGGCCGACAGTTTTAAATCAAGAAAAAGGAATTTATAGTAGGTTTAACAAAATTATCGATTGGACGCAGAATTTAATTGATGATGCCTTTGAAATTTTAGGTGTTAAAATTAAAACCGATATAGGGGATAAATATCAATGGCCAGCTTTTTTTATCGGTCAGGCAGCTGGTGGTTTGGGAGTAATTTTAATGCAGTATGCTATTAAATTGGGCAATGTGATTTTAGTCACAGCTTTAAATGGCATGCAATTTTTCTTTGTGATTTTAATTGTGTATGTTTTATCTAAATTTTTTCCTCAATTTTTAAAAGAAAACATGCAGAAAAAATATCTCGGCCAAAAAATTATTTGGAGCTTAGTTTTAACCTTAGGAGTCGTTTTAATTTTAATTTAA
- a CDS encoding cellulase family glycosylhydrolase produces the protein MQTKTKKRLIKILIILLILTGLYAGSFGLNFAKNKKIEYGVNFSQKYAQELDLDWREAYLAILEDLQVKKIRLIAHWDLIEKDWGIYDFSDLDWQIQQAEQFGTEIVLAIGHRVPRWPECHWPDWTANLSADDRNRRVILLLENIVKRYKDSPAIVAWQVENEPFLKVFGECPPPDENFYQYEVDLIRSLDNRPIVVTESGELSTWLKGSKFADYLGTSVYRITWNPIWGYFRYPLPPAYYYLKTQLVKLFRPDLKNVIVTEMQMEPWLPGTKMLYTPLEEQYRSMDLKQFNKNLKYSSRIGLTPVYFWGAEWWYWLKECGDDSFWQTAKQIFNN, from the coding sequence ATGCAGACTAAAACAAAAAAAAGATTGATTAAAATTTTAATTATTTTATTAATTTTAACTGGTTTATACGCGGGTAGTTTTGGATTAAATTTTGCTAAAAATAAAAAAATAGAGTATGGCGTTAATTTTAGTCAAAAATATGCTCAAGAATTAGATTTAGATTGGCGGGAAGCTTATTTAGCCATTTTGGAAGATTTACAAGTTAAAAAAATAAGATTAATCGCCCATTGGGATTTAATTGAAAAAGATTGGGGGATTTATGATTTTAGCGATTTAGATTGGCAAATTCAACAAGCCGAGCAATTCGGAACAGAAATTGTTTTAGCTATTGGCCATCGAGTGCCACGCTGGCCGGAATGCCATTGGCCTGATTGGACAGCTAATTTATCAGCTGATGACAGGAATCGTCGCGTAATTTTATTGCTTGAAAATATAGTTAAACGTTATAAAGATAGTCCGGCAATTGTGGCCTGGCAAGTAGAAAATGAACCATTTTTAAAAGTTTTTGGCGAATGTCCACCTCCGGATGAAAATTTTTATCAATATGAAGTTGATTTGATTAGATCTCTAGACAATCGACCAATTGTGGTAACCGAGAGTGGGGAATTGTCAACTTGGCTAAAAGGGTCAAAATTTGCTGATTATTTAGGCACGAGTGTTTATCGTATTACCTGGAATCCGATTTGGGGATATTTTCGTTATCCTTTGCCACCAGCTTATTATTATTTAAAAACACAGTTGGTTAAATTATTTAGACCTGATTTAAAAAATGTTATTGTGACTGAAATGCAGATGGAACCGTGGTTACCAGGAACTAAAATGCTGTATACGCCTTTAGAAGAGCAATATCGATCAATGGATTTAAAACAATTTAACAAAAATTTAAAATATAGTAGTCGTATTGGTTTAACGCCAGTTTATTTTTGGGGAGCAGAATGGTGGTATTGGTTGAAAGAATGTGGCGATGATAGTTTTTGGCAGACAGCTAAACAAATATTTAACAATTAA
- a CDS encoding CRISPR-associated protein Csx3 — protein sequence MGEKFIPRKEDSETKPKIEKLSINAFASEIGLQPDAQGRITFGPEHDRLAYEYAEKFARDNKAEKIIIDGVASPGVIASLLHGAHPAEGYVTYIQRGAEGNTIKNETKILEPLPEGEGRGPEGFTWVTNETDEYTFVEFALGGDFKVEDLDKIIPPEVNPVKPVIISGRGPIYLTHTIAAGYRHYKGIPAVGFYQPASKFGPAKTEIGISHDEEIPLGLNFGEPTEIKSAKEQYERRIAENLTDLKKGIEVGGISSVEVNGKDVKIVLADGESYTISVREVIKN from the coding sequence ATGGGTGAAAAATTTATACCAAGAAAAGAAGATTCAGAAACTAAACCTAAAATTGAAAAATTATCAATCAATGCTTTTGCTAGTGAAATTGGGCTTCAGCCCGATGCTCAGGGTAGAATCACTTTTGGTCCTGAACATGACCGTTTGGCATATGAATACGCCGAGAAATTTGCTCGGGACAATAAAGCTGAAAAAATTATAATTGATGGTGTAGCTTCACCCGGTGTTATTGCCAGCCTTTTACATGGTGCTCATCCAGCTGAAGGTTATGTCACTTATATACAAAGGGGTGCGGAAGGTAATACAATTAAAAATGAGACAAAAATTCTAGAGCCACTACCCGAGGGTGAGGGACGAGGTCCAGAAGGTTTTACTTGGGTAACAAATGAAACAGATGAATATACTTTTGTTGAATTTGCATTAGGTGGTGATTTTAAGGTTGAAGATTTGGACAAAATTATTCCGCCTGAAGTTAATCCAGTGAAACCGGTGATTATTTCTGGTCGTGGCCCCATTTATTTGACACATACAATTGCTGCTGGTTACAGACATTATAAGGGTATACCAGCGGTTGGGTTTTACCAACCAGCGAGTAAATTTGGTCCAGCTAAAACTGAAATTGGCATTTCGCATGATGAAGAAATCCCTCTGGGTTTAAATTTCGGTGAGCCGACTGAAATTAAATCAGCCAAGGAACAATATGAAAGACGGATTGCTGAAAATTTAACTGATTTAAAAAAAGGAATTGAAGTTGGAGGAATTTCATCAGTAGAAGTAAATGGTAAGGATGTGAAAATTGTTTTAGCTGATGGCGAAAGTTATACTATATCTGTGAGGGAAGTAATAAAAAATTAA
- a CDS encoding nucleoside-diphosphate kinase, which yields MISPKQEKTLALIKPDGVKRGLTGEVIRRIEQRGLKIVALELVEVTRDQINDHYPKDKEWITRLGSKTMSTYNKYGISAKEELGVEDEFEIGQMVREWILDFMTSGPIVKMVVQGIHAIDMVRKMAGHTLPNMAEMGTIRGDYSVDSPAAANSAKRSVHNIIHASETPEEAEHEIKFWFSPEEIHEYSRAEEDIMF from the coding sequence ATGATTTCTCCCAAACAAGAAAAAACTCTCGCTTTAATTAAACCCGACGGGGTTAAACGTGGTTTAACCGGTGAAGTTATTCGTAGGATCGAACAACGTGGTTTGAAAATTGTCGCTCTAGAATTGGTTGAAGTAACGCGTGATCAAATTAATGATCATTATCCTAAAGACAAAGAATGGATTACTCGTTTAGGGAGTAAAACTATGAGTACTTACAATAAATACGGTATTTCAGCTAAAGAAGAATTAGGCGTTGAAGATGAATTTGAAATTGGCCAAATGGTACGCGAATGGATTTTAGATTTTATGACTTCAGGACCAATTGTTAAAATGGTGGTGCAGGGTATTCACGCGATTGATATGGTACGTAAAATGGCTGGTCACACCTTACCTAACATGGCTGAAATGGGGACGATTCGGGGTGATTATTCGGTTGATTCGCCCGCGGCCGCTAATTCTGCTAAAAGATCAGTTCATAATATTATTCATGCCTCAGAAACACCTGAAGAGGCTGAGCATGAAATTAAATTTTGGTTTTCACCTGAAGAAATTCATGAATATTCTCGTGCCGAAGAAGACATTATGTTTTAA